One window from the genome of Hyalangium ruber encodes:
- a CDS encoding reverse transcriptase family protein, with translation MTAKLESHVPAAPPQPATAPTPTPPSPAALAQREARRQQHEALLARWKGIEEAGGTDAWVQQQLVAKGVAAEEVEFEELSEKQKAAWKEKKKAEAGERRALKRQAWEAWKATHIHHLGAGVHWEESQGPDKFDVPEREERAKANGLPDWDSVEALAKALGVSVARLRWFAFHREVDTGTHYQSWEIPKRDGGKRTITAPKRELKAAQRWVLSNVVERLPVHGAAHGFVAGRSILTNALAHRGADVLVKVDMKDFFPSVTWRRVKGLLRKGGLQENAATLLALLSTEAPREVMQFRGKTLYVAKGPRALPQGAPTSPALTNALCLRLDKRVSAMAKRLGFTYTRYADDLTFSWRRAKGAKGKKQADAPVATLLARVKSILEAEGFTVHPDKTRVLRKGGKQRVTGLVVNEAPNGVPGARVPREVVRRLRAAIHNREQGKPGREGESLEQLKGMAAFIHMTDPARGRAFLQQLEALEAKQAPGPAAP, from the coding sequence CACGTCCCCGCCGCGCCGCCGCAGCCCGCCACCGCTCCGACGCCCACCCCGCCCTCGCCCGCCGCGCTCGCGCAGCGCGAGGCCCGCCGCCAGCAGCACGAGGCGCTCCTGGCGCGGTGGAAGGGCATCGAGGAGGCGGGCGGCACGGACGCGTGGGTGCAGCAGCAGCTCGTGGCCAAGGGCGTGGCGGCCGAGGAGGTGGAGTTCGAGGAGCTGTCCGAGAAGCAGAAGGCGGCCTGGAAGGAGAAGAAGAAGGCGGAGGCCGGCGAGCGGCGCGCGCTGAAGCGCCAGGCGTGGGAGGCGTGGAAGGCCACCCACATCCACCACCTGGGCGCGGGGGTGCATTGGGAGGAGTCGCAAGGGCCGGACAAGTTCGACGTGCCGGAGCGCGAGGAGCGGGCCAAGGCCAACGGGCTGCCGGACTGGGACTCGGTGGAGGCGCTGGCCAAGGCGCTAGGGGTGTCGGTGGCGCGGCTGCGCTGGTTCGCCTTCCACCGCGAGGTGGACACGGGTACGCACTACCAGAGCTGGGAGATTCCGAAGCGGGATGGGGGCAAGCGCACCATCACCGCGCCCAAGCGGGAGCTGAAGGCGGCGCAGCGTTGGGTGTTGTCCAATGTGGTGGAGCGGCTGCCGGTACACGGGGCGGCGCACGGCTTCGTGGCAGGGCGCTCCATCCTCACCAACGCGCTGGCGCACCGGGGCGCGGACGTGCTGGTGAAGGTGGACATGAAGGACTTCTTCCCCTCGGTGACGTGGCGCCGGGTGAAGGGGCTGCTGCGCAAGGGCGGGCTGCAAGAGAACGCGGCGACGCTGCTGGCGCTGCTGTCCACGGAGGCGCCGCGCGAGGTGATGCAGTTCCGCGGCAAGACGCTGTACGTGGCCAAGGGGCCCCGGGCGCTGCCGCAGGGGGCGCCCACCTCTCCGGCGCTGACGAACGCGCTGTGCTTGCGGCTGGACAAGCGGGTGTCGGCGATGGCGAAGCGGCTGGGCTTCACCTACACGCGCTACGCGGATGACCTGACGTTCTCGTGGCGGCGAGCCAAGGGGGCCAAGGGGAAGAAGCAGGCGGACGCGCCGGTGGCGACGCTGCTGGCGCGGGTGAAGAGCATCCTCGAGGCGGAGGGCTTCACGGTACACCCGGACAAGACGCGGGTGCTGCGCAAGGGCGGCAAGCAGCGGGTGACGGGGCTGGTGGTGAACGAGGCTCCGAACGGAGTGCCCGGAGCGCGCGTGCCCCGCGAGGTGGTGCGGCGGTTGCGCGCGGCGATCCACAACCGCGAGCAGGGTAAGCCGGGCCGCGAGGGCGAGTCGCTGGAGCAGCTCAAGGGGATGGCGGCCTTCATCCACATGACGGACCCGGCCCGGGGCCGCGCCTTCCTGCAACAGCTCGAGGCGCTCGAGGCGAAACAAGCCCCTGGGCCCGCCGCGCCCTGA
- a CDS encoding ELWxxDGT repeat protein yields MEAEVAGRLCNLSASRVADIRPGTTGSKPRELIHAQGALFFTAEDGVHGRELWISGGPQGAGPALVKDARPGTATSNPRRLTVAGNKLFFTAEDGVHGRELWVSDGTQAGTVMVKDIFPGPLGSAPDQLLAFGGVLYFAANDGTRGTELWRSDGTPEGTFLVEDLYAGEDLSSPGAPGSSSPRRLTQAGDAFYFVAQAGNSLRVWRSEGVPGATSLLATAEDSFLLSFTAAGPELFFLLDEQQGQASLWWGQGAQTQPLRSFPGFYPHELTPVGETLFFTAGGGEAGLPGDAAGEELWRSDGTAGGTVKVKDIRPGPESSAPGAFAAMNGLLYFAADDGSRGRELWVSNGTGKGTLLMSELRPGPGSSSPQGLTVIAGTLFFSAETEGRGREPWVSDGTAAGTLPLAEIAPGSASSNPTGFVRVSSKVFFTATEASGGEELWVLPVLPGSQCSELPVE; encoded by the coding sequence GTGGAAGCCGAGGTCGCGGGAAGGCTGTGCAACCTCTCCGCCTCGCGGGTGGCGGACATCCGCCCGGGCACCACGGGCTCCAAGCCCCGTGAGCTGATCCACGCCCAGGGCGCGCTCTTCTTCACGGCGGAGGATGGGGTGCATGGCCGCGAGCTGTGGATCAGCGGTGGCCCTCAGGGGGCGGGGCCTGCACTGGTGAAGGATGCGCGGCCCGGCACGGCGACCTCGAATCCGCGTCGCCTCACCGTGGCGGGGAACAAGCTCTTCTTCACCGCGGAGGATGGGGTCCACGGCCGCGAGCTGTGGGTCAGCGATGGCACCCAGGCGGGCACGGTGATGGTGAAGGACATCTTCCCCGGGCCCCTGGGCTCGGCGCCCGATCAGCTGCTCGCCTTCGGAGGGGTCCTCTATTTCGCCGCGAACGATGGGACGCGCGGGACGGAGCTGTGGCGCAGTGATGGGACGCCCGAGGGCACCTTCCTCGTCGAGGACCTCTACGCTGGCGAGGACCTCTCCAGCCCGGGCGCTCCGGGCAGCTCCAGCCCTCGCCGTCTGACGCAGGCTGGAGACGCGTTCTACTTCGTGGCCCAGGCGGGCAACTCCCTGCGGGTGTGGCGCAGCGAGGGAGTGCCCGGCGCGACTTCCCTGCTGGCCACCGCCGAGGACAGCTTCCTGCTCTCGTTCACCGCGGCGGGCCCGGAGCTCTTCTTCCTGCTCGATGAACAGCAGGGCCAGGCCAGCCTGTGGTGGGGACAGGGCGCGCAGACGCAGCCGCTGCGCTCGTTTCCCGGCTTCTACCCGCATGAGTTGACCCCCGTGGGCGAGACGCTCTTCTTCACCGCTGGAGGGGGTGAGGCAGGGCTGCCGGGGGACGCGGCCGGCGAGGAGCTGTGGCGCAGCGACGGCACGGCGGGGGGCACGGTGAAGGTGAAGGACATTCGGCCCGGTCCGGAGAGCTCGGCGCCGGGCGCATTCGCGGCGATGAACGGGCTGCTCTACTTCGCCGCGGACGATGGCTCACGGGGCCGTGAGCTGTGGGTCAGCAACGGCACCGGCAAGGGCACGCTGCTGATGAGTGAGTTGAGGCCGGGGCCCGGGAGCTCGTCGCCGCAGGGACTCACGGTCATCGCGGGCACGCTGTTCTTCTCGGCGGAGACGGAAGGCCGTGGCCGCGAGCCCTGGGTGAGCGACGGCACGGCGGCCGGCACGCTGCCACTGGCGGAGATTGCTCCGGGGAGTGCTTCCTCGAATCCCACCGGGTTCGTCCGGGTCAGCTCGAAGGTCTTCTTCACCGCGACGGAGGCCTCGGGCGGCGAGGAGCTGTGGGTCCTGCCAGTCCTTCCAGGGAGCCAGTGCTCCGAACTCCCGGTGGAGTAG
- a CDS encoding chloride channel protein, producing the protein MSATERLHCAPVNIPRSARSLAQWLLLGALVGGVCGVASAVFLFLLEKATALRELHPGLVYTLPLAGLVIGALYAKWGAPIRGGNNLIIDTVHEGDRQVPLRMAPMVLLGTVLTHLFGGSAGREGTAVQMGGSLADALAHRLRVSPETRRELLAAGIAGGFGSVFGTPIAGAVFGLEVVVVGRLGYEALLPALVASVVGDLVTRGLGIDHTVYPTPTALPLSAGVLAKWLVFAVAVAGVAILFVEGTHRLKKLLEGRIPSLPLRMAVGGLAVVGLWKLVGTDAYLGLGVPTIVRAFVDPALPESAFAWKLLFTAVTLGAGFLGGEVTPLFFVGAALGNVLARLLGLPVDLGAAVGMAALFAAAANTPLALSIMAVELVGASVLPHVAIVATMAYLLTGQRGIYPAQRIARLKHGGPLLARLMPLRELPSEPPESKGEPEPKEPSRD; encoded by the coding sequence GTGAGCGCCACTGAACGTCTACACTGCGCCCCCGTGAACATCCCCCGGAGTGCCCGTTCGCTGGCGCAGTGGCTCCTGCTGGGAGCGCTCGTCGGTGGGGTGTGCGGCGTGGCCTCGGCGGTCTTTCTCTTCCTCCTCGAGAAAGCCACCGCGCTGCGGGAGCTGCACCCGGGCCTCGTCTACACGCTGCCGCTGGCCGGGCTCGTCATCGGCGCGCTGTACGCGAAGTGGGGAGCTCCCATCCGAGGCGGCAACAACCTGATCATCGACACGGTACACGAGGGAGACCGACAGGTGCCGCTGCGCATGGCGCCCATGGTGCTGCTGGGCACGGTGCTCACCCACCTCTTCGGAGGCAGCGCTGGCCGCGAAGGCACCGCCGTGCAGATGGGAGGCAGCCTCGCGGACGCACTCGCCCACCGCCTGCGCGTCTCGCCGGAAACGCGCCGCGAGCTGCTCGCCGCGGGAATCGCCGGAGGGTTCGGCTCGGTGTTCGGCACACCCATCGCGGGCGCCGTCTTCGGGCTGGAGGTGGTCGTCGTGGGGCGCCTGGGCTACGAGGCGCTGCTTCCGGCGCTGGTGGCCTCGGTGGTGGGCGACCTGGTGACGCGCGGGCTGGGAATCGACCACACAGTGTACCCGACGCCCACGGCCTTGCCGCTCTCGGCGGGTGTGCTGGCGAAGTGGCTGGTCTTCGCGGTGGCGGTCGCGGGGGTGGCGATCCTCTTCGTGGAGGGGACACACCGGCTGAAGAAGCTGCTGGAGGGCCGCATTCCCTCACTGCCGCTGCGCATGGCCGTGGGAGGGCTGGCGGTGGTGGGGCTGTGGAAGCTCGTGGGGACGGACGCATACCTGGGGCTGGGCGTGCCCACCATCGTCCGCGCCTTCGTGGACCCGGCGCTGCCCGAGTCGGCCTTCGCGTGGAAGCTGCTCTTCACGGCCGTCACGCTGGGAGCGGGCTTTCTGGGCGGAGAGGTGACGCCGCTGTTCTTCGTCGGCGCGGCGCTGGGCAACGTGCTGGCTCGGCTGCTGGGGCTCCCGGTGGACCTGGGGGCGGCGGTGGGCATGGCGGCGCTGTTCGCCGCCGCGGCCAATACGCCGCTGGCCCTCTCCATCATGGCGGTAGAGCTGGTGGGCGCGAGTGTCCTGCCCCACGTGGCCATCGTCGCCACGATGGCGTACCTGCTCACGGGTCAGCGCGGCATCTACCCAGCGCAGCGCATCGCCCGGCTCAAGCATGGCGGACCGCTGCTGGCCCGGCTCATGCCGCTGCGCGAGCTGCCCTCGGAGCCCCCGGAATCGAAGGGCGAGCCCGAGCCAAAGGAACCCTCACGAGACTGA
- a CDS encoding energy transducer TonB: protein MALHGFLALLLQGDGSARMSESRVARGAPSDVAPIIWFEGAGDVPGAGQVASASRPVGAAAPVEAVPERPPERVPRSVNRPRKVVVIPFPKKAPGVARPEETGAVSDSATGEIPSLDSEPGASGGDFSGEEGASQGASEDAVDTRAWAVSAAALAGVSGLNMGTQGSTSAPRGAGASSGELRAYSRRLFSGVTRQRRYPASAVRLGMQGTARIQFRVNRDGSLAGAPMLARSSGHSVLDTEALRMVEAAAPFEPLPVGHPSPTAEFVIPVDFALNPSR, encoded by the coding sequence GATGTCGGAGAGCCGCGTGGCTCGGGGGGCTCCTTCCGATGTCGCGCCGATCATCTGGTTCGAGGGGGCGGGTGACGTCCCGGGTGCCGGGCAGGTTGCTTCCGCTTCGCGCCCGGTGGGCGCGGCGGCTCCCGTCGAGGCCGTGCCGGAGCGTCCGCCCGAGCGTGTTCCTCGTAGCGTGAACCGGCCCCGGAAGGTGGTCGTGATTCCTTTCCCGAAGAAGGCACCTGGGGTGGCTCGTCCCGAGGAGACGGGGGCGGTTTCCGATTCCGCCACGGGGGAGATTCCCTCGTTGGATTCCGAGCCGGGGGCCTCCGGGGGAGATTTCTCAGGAGAGGAGGGCGCCTCCCAGGGGGCTTCCGAGGATGCGGTGGATACCCGCGCGTGGGCCGTGTCCGCTGCCGCCCTGGCGGGGGTTTCAGGGCTGAACATGGGCACGCAAGGGAGCACGAGCGCTCCACGTGGCGCGGGGGCTTCCTCGGGTGAGCTTCGGGCCTATTCGCGGCGCCTGTTCTCGGGAGTGACCCGGCAGCGGCGCTACCCGGCGAGCGCGGTTCGGCTCGGCATGCAGGGCACGGCCCGGATCCAGTTCCGCGTCAACCGGGACGGCTCGCTCGCCGGAGCGCCCATGCTCGCGCGCTCCTCTGGCCATTCCGTGCTCGACACCGAGGCGCTGCGCATGGTCGAGGCCGCCGCTCCCTTCGAGCCCCTGCCCGTAGGCCACCCGAGCCCCACCGCCGAGTTCGTCATTCCCGTCGACTTCGCCCTGAATCCCTCGCGGTAG